In one Modestobacter sp. L9-4 genomic region, the following are encoded:
- the hisI gene encoding phosphoribosyl-AMP cyclohydrolase, which yields MSAPVSPLDPAVAELLRRDPAGLVAAVVQQHDTGEVLMVAWMDDEALHRTLTSGRATYWSRSREEYWVKGETSGHRQWVRDVRLDCDGDALLLLVDQEGPACHTGERSCFHRPLEATRATR from the coding sequence ATGTCCGCCCCCGTCTCCCCGCTCGACCCCGCCGTCGCCGAGCTGCTGCGCCGCGACCCGGCCGGCCTGGTCGCCGCCGTCGTCCAGCAGCACGACACCGGTGAGGTGCTCATGGTCGCCTGGATGGACGACGAGGCGCTGCACCGCACGCTGACCAGCGGCCGGGCCACCTACTGGTCGCGCAGCCGCGAGGAGTACTGGGTCAAGGGCGAGACGTCGGGGCACCGGCAGTGGGTGCGCGACGTCCGGCTGGACTGCGACGGCGACGCCCTGCTGCTGCTCGTCGACCAGGAGGGGCCGGCCTGCCACACCGGCGAGCGCAGCTGCTTCCACCGTCCGCTGGAGGCCACCCGTGCGACTCGGTGA
- a CDS encoding FAD-binding dehydrogenase yields MGRPGVRADADVVVVGAGLAGLVATAELADAGRRVLLLDQEPAASLGGQAFWSFGGLFLIDSPEQRRLRVHDSLELARQDWAGTAGFDRPEDHWPGKWAEAYLQFAAGEKRAWLHDQGVRFFPVVGWAERGGYTATGHGNSVPRFHVTWGTGPGLLAPFLARVRAAVDAGLVEVRHRHRVDGLVVTDGAVTGVRGAVLEPSDAERGAASSRTEVGDFELSAQAVVVTAGGIGGNHDLVRQNWPARLGPVPQRLLSGVPAHVDGRMLQITADAGGRVINPDRMWHYTEGIVNHSPVWARHGIRILPGPSSLWLDATGTRLPAPLFPGFDTLGTLAHIGTTGHEHTWFVLTQKIIEKEFTLSGSEQNPDLTNKDLGLLLTRVRSGAAAPVQRFMDDGEDFVVADTLPELVAGMNRVTGDTPHLELAAVEREVVARDREIAHTFSKDQQVTALRQARTFLGDKLIRVARPHRLLDPDAGPLIAVRLNLLTRKSLGGLETDLSARVLRHGGAAVPGLYAAGEVAGFGGGGMHGYRSLEGTFLGGCLFSGRVAGRAVAAAL; encoded by the coding sequence GTGGGCCGACCAGGAGTGCGCGCGGACGCTGACGTCGTCGTGGTGGGAGCCGGCCTCGCCGGGCTGGTGGCCACCGCCGAGCTCGCCGACGCGGGCAGGCGGGTCCTGCTGCTGGACCAGGAACCGGCCGCCTCGCTGGGTGGCCAGGCGTTCTGGTCCTTCGGCGGGCTCTTCCTCATCGACTCACCCGAGCAGCGCCGGCTGCGGGTGCACGACTCCCTCGAGCTCGCCCGCCAGGACTGGGCGGGCACCGCCGGCTTCGACCGCCCCGAGGACCACTGGCCGGGGAAGTGGGCCGAGGCCTACCTGCAGTTCGCCGCGGGGGAGAAGCGCGCCTGGCTGCACGACCAGGGCGTCCGCTTCTTCCCGGTCGTCGGCTGGGCCGAGCGCGGCGGCTACACCGCCACCGGGCACGGCAACTCCGTGCCCCGCTTCCACGTCACCTGGGGCACCGGCCCCGGCCTGCTCGCCCCCTTCCTCGCCCGGGTCCGGGCGGCGGTCGACGCCGGTCTGGTCGAGGTCCGGCACCGGCACCGGGTCGACGGACTGGTCGTCACCGACGGTGCGGTCACCGGCGTCCGGGGCGCGGTCCTCGAGCCCAGCGACGCCGAGCGGGGGGCGGCCAGCTCCCGCACGGAGGTCGGCGACTTCGAGCTCTCCGCGCAGGCCGTCGTCGTCACCGCCGGCGGCATCGGCGGCAACCACGACCTGGTGCGGCAGAACTGGCCCGCCCGGCTCGGCCCCGTACCGCAGCGGCTGCTGTCCGGCGTCCCGGCGCACGTCGACGGCCGGATGCTGCAGATCACCGCCGATGCCGGCGGGCGGGTCATCAACCCCGACCGGATGTGGCACTACACCGAGGGCATCGTGAACCACTCGCCGGTCTGGGCCCGGCACGGCATCCGGATCCTGCCCGGCCCGTCCTCGCTGTGGCTGGACGCGACCGGCACCCGGCTGCCCGCCCCGCTGTTCCCCGGGTTCGACACCCTCGGCACGCTGGCCCACATCGGCACGACCGGCCACGAGCACACCTGGTTCGTGCTGACGCAGAAGATCATCGAGAAGGAGTTCACGCTGTCGGGCTCCGAGCAGAACCCCGACCTGACGAACAAGGACCTCGGGCTGCTGCTCACCCGCGTGCGCTCCGGCGCCGCGGCACCGGTGCAGCGGTTCATGGACGACGGCGAGGACTTCGTGGTCGCCGACACCCTGCCCGAGCTCGTCGCCGGCATGAACCGCGTCACCGGCGACACACCGCACCTGGAGCTGGCCGCCGTCGAGCGCGAGGTCGTCGCCCGCGACCGCGAGATCGCGCACACGTTCAGCAAGGACCAGCAGGTCACCGCGCTGCGTCAGGCCCGCACCTTCCTCGGCGACAAGCTGATCCGGGTCGCCCGCCCGCACCGGCTGCTGGACCCCGACGCCGGCCCGCTGATCGCCGTCCGGCTCAACCTGCTCACCCGCAAGAGCCTCGGCGGGCTGGAGACCGACCTGTCCGCCCGGGTGCTGCGTCACGGCGGTGCGGCCGTCCCCGGGCTGTACGCGGCGGGGGAGGTCGCCGGGTTCGGCGGCGGCGGCATGCACGGCTACCGCTCGCTGGAGGGCACCTTCCTCGGCGGCTGCCTGTTCTCCGGCCGCGTGGCCGGCCGGGCCGTGGCGGCCGCGCTGTGA
- a CDS encoding anthranilate synthase component I, whose amino-acid sequence MRLGETTPSAAGFAALDAPVVPVTRRLLADSETAVGIYRKLAGNRPGTVLLESAEQGKQWSRYSFVGVRSAGVLTEIDGTTAWLGDPLPGLTDDLPADPLDAVRTLARRLRSPRSALADPQGLPPLTGGLVGYLGYDVVRRLERLPQTATDDLGMPELALMLVTDLAVLDHTDGTVLLIANALDSSPAAYDDAVTRLDAMAADLTKAVPPGVATLETRDAPPVSSNMAPGVYEDGVERVREHVRAGDVFQTVLSQRFELATDVEALDLYRVLRASNPSPYMYLLRFAGRQTPFDVVGSSPEALVTVTGDRAVVHPPAGTRPRGATPEDDVRLTEELLADPKERAEHVMLVDLARNDLGRVCVPGTVEVADFMRIERYSHVMHMVSTVSGQVSPGRDALDVFDATFPAGTVSGAPKPRAMEVIEAIEPTRRALYAGTVGYLDAGGDMDMAIAIRTAVLHGGRAYVQAGAGVVADSDPASEEAETRHKARAVLSAIATAEGLRELP is encoded by the coding sequence GTGCGACTCGGTGAGACGACCCCCTCGGCGGCGGGGTTCGCCGCGCTCGACGCCCCCGTCGTGCCGGTCACCCGCCGGCTGCTCGCCGACAGCGAGACCGCCGTCGGCATCTACCGCAAGCTCGCCGGCAACCGTCCCGGCACCGTGCTGCTGGAGTCCGCCGAGCAGGGCAAGCAGTGGTCGCGCTACAGCTTCGTCGGCGTGCGCAGCGCCGGGGTGCTGACCGAGATCGACGGCACGACGGCGTGGCTGGGCGACCCGCTGCCCGGGCTCACCGACGACCTGCCCGCCGACCCGCTGGACGCGGTGCGCACCCTGGCCCGCCGGCTGCGCTCACCCCGCAGCGCGCTCGCCGACCCGCAGGGCCTGCCGCCGCTGACCGGTGGGCTGGTCGGGTACCTCGGCTACGACGTCGTCCGGCGGCTGGAGCGGCTGCCGCAGACCGCCACCGACGACCTGGGCATGCCCGAGCTGGCGCTGATGCTGGTCACCGACCTGGCCGTGCTCGACCACACCGACGGCACCGTGCTGCTCATCGCCAACGCACTGGACTCCAGCCCGGCGGCGTACGACGACGCGGTCACCCGCCTCGACGCGATGGCCGCTGACCTGACCAAGGCCGTGCCCCCGGGCGTGGCCACCCTGGAGACCCGCGACGCGCCGCCGGTGAGCAGCAACATGGCGCCGGGCGTCTACGAGGACGGCGTCGAGCGGGTGCGCGAGCACGTACGCGCGGGCGACGTGTTCCAGACCGTGCTCAGCCAGCGCTTCGAGCTGGCCACCGACGTCGAGGCGCTGGACCTCTACCGGGTGCTGCGGGCGTCCAACCCCTCGCCGTACATGTACCTGCTGCGCTTCGCCGGGCGGCAGACGCCCTTCGACGTCGTCGGGTCCTCGCCCGAGGCGCTGGTCACCGTCACCGGCGACCGGGCCGTGGTGCACCCGCCGGCCGGCACCCGCCCGCGCGGGGCCACCCCCGAGGACGACGTCCGGCTCACCGAGGAGCTGCTGGCCGACCCCAAGGAGCGGGCCGAGCACGTGATGCTGGTCGACCTGGCCCGCAACGACCTGGGCCGGGTCTGCGTGCCGGGCACCGTGGAGGTCGCCGACTTCATGCGCATCGAGCGGTACAGCCACGTCATGCACATGGTCTCCACGGTGTCCGGGCAGGTCAGCCCGGGCCGCGACGCGCTCGACGTGTTCGACGCGACGTTCCCGGCGGGCACCGTCTCCGGCGCCCCGAAGCCCCGGGCGATGGAGGTCATCGAGGCGATCGAGCCCACCCGGCGCGCGCTGTACGCCGGCACCGTCGGCTACCTCGACGCCGGGGGCGACATGGACATGGCCATCGCCATCCGCACCGCCGTCCTGCACGGCGGGCGCGCCTACGTGCAGGCCGGTGCGGGGGTCGTCGCCGACAGCGACCCGGCCAGCGAGGAGGCCGAGACCCGGCACAAGGCCCGGGCGGTGCTCTCGGCCATCGCCACCGCCGAGGGGCTGCGGGAGCTGCCGTGA
- the trpC gene encoding indole-3-glycerol phosphate synthase TrpC, producing MSVLDDIVAGVREDVAARQAATPLAEVQAVARDTRPALDALAALRAPGVGVIAEVKRKSPSKGALAEITDPAALAAQYAAGGARVISVLTERRRFGGSHADLAAVRAAVDVPVLNKDFVVSSYQVHEARAHGADLVLLIVAALDQPVLVGLLERIESLGMTALVEVHSEAEADRALAAGASVIGVNARDLTTLSVDRSTFERIAPGLPSEVVKIAESGVRGPHDLISYAGAGADAVLVGEGLVTAGDPRQAVADLVTAGSHPATPRTSR from the coding sequence ATGAGCGTCCTCGACGACATCGTCGCCGGCGTCCGGGAGGACGTCGCAGCACGCCAGGCCGCGACCCCGCTGGCCGAGGTGCAGGCGGTCGCCCGCGACACCCGCCCGGCGCTGGACGCCCTCGCCGCGCTCCGCGCCCCCGGTGTCGGCGTGATCGCCGAGGTCAAGCGGAAGAGCCCCAGCAAGGGCGCGCTGGCCGAGATCACCGATCCGGCCGCGCTCGCCGCCCAGTACGCCGCCGGTGGCGCCCGCGTGATCAGCGTGCTCACCGAGCGCCGCCGCTTCGGCGGCTCGCACGCCGACCTGGCCGCCGTCCGGGCCGCCGTCGACGTCCCGGTGCTCAACAAGGACTTCGTGGTCAGCAGCTACCAGGTGCACGAGGCTCGTGCCCACGGCGCCGACCTGGTGCTGCTCATCGTCGCCGCGCTCGACCAGCCGGTGCTCGTGGGCCTGCTGGAGCGCATCGAGTCCCTGGGCATGACCGCCCTCGTCGAGGTGCACAGCGAGGCCGAGGCCGACCGCGCCCTGGCCGCCGGCGCCTCCGTCATCGGGGTCAACGCCCGCGACCTCACCACCCTGTCGGTCGACCGCAGCACCTTCGAGCGGATCGCCCCGGGGCTGCCCAGCGAGGTCGTCAAGATCGCCGAGTCCGGCGTCCGTGGCCCGCACGACCTGATCAGCTACGCCGGCGCGGGTGCCGACGCCGTGCTGGTGGGGGAGGGCCTGGTCACCGCGGGCGACCCGCGGCAGGCCGTCGCCGACCTGGTCACCGCCGGCTCGCACCCCGCCACCCCGCGCACCTCCCGCTAG
- a CDS encoding Trp biosynthesis-associated membrane protein produces the protein MSVASARRELTVAVLVCAAAGGLALTSSSSPWAHVTITRQAPLPPTVEVLTGGQAAPLVSACGLLLLAAALAVIAVRGAGRVVVGLLVAVAGGVLAWSGLRGLTGRLGVDLADVTGTVALGGARVDTDAAVTWPLLALLAGLLGVLAGALVVVRGRRWPGMSRRYERTPVVAGAAPAPAPARRARPETPEDRHQAAWKALDRGDDPTV, from the coding sequence GTGAGCGTCGCCTCCGCCCGGCGGGAGCTCACCGTCGCCGTCCTGGTGTGCGCGGCGGCCGGGGGGCTGGCACTGACGTCGTCGTCCTCGCCGTGGGCGCACGTCACGATCACCCGGCAGGCGCCGCTGCCCCCCACCGTGGAGGTCCTCACCGGCGGCCAGGCCGCGCCGCTGGTGAGCGCGTGCGGGCTGCTGCTGCTGGCCGCGGCGCTGGCGGTCATCGCGGTGCGCGGCGCCGGGCGGGTGGTCGTCGGCCTGCTGGTGGCCGTGGCCGGCGGGGTGCTCGCCTGGTCGGGGCTGCGCGGGCTGACCGGCCGGCTGGGCGTCGACCTCGCCGACGTCACCGGCACGGTGGCCCTCGGCGGTGCGCGGGTGGACACCGACGCCGCGGTGACCTGGCCGCTGCTGGCCCTGCTCGCCGGCCTGCTCGGGGTGCTCGCCGGTGCGCTGGTCGTGGTCCGCGGTCGCCGTTGGCCCGGGATGAGCCGCCGCTACGAGCGGACCCCGGTCGTCGCCGGTGCCGCCCCGGCGCCCGCGCCCGCCCGCCGGGCCCGGCCGGAGACGCCCGAGGACCGGCACCAGGCCGCCTGGAAGGCCCTCGACCGCGGGGACGACCCGACAGTGTAA